The Paralichthys olivaceus isolate ysfri-2021 chromosome 9, ASM2471397v2, whole genome shotgun sequence genome contains a region encoding:
- the uprt gene encoding uracil phosphoribosyltransferase homolog: protein MPCHNQPMNSVTSGQDHPVKQVRFANNNNNSNSSSSVPAVPSGAEPGDVTEPHSQENLGPQLKLLPLNDQIRELQTIIRDKTTSRGDFVFCADRLIRLVVEEGLNQLPYSECTVTTPTGYKYEGVKFERGNCGVSIMRSGEAMEQGLRDCCRSIRIGKILIQSDEETQKAKVYYAKFPPDVYRRKVLLMYPILSTGNTVIEAVRVLIEHGVQPRHIILLSLFSTPHGAKSIIQEFPDITILTTEVHQVAPTHFGQRYFGTD from the exons ATGCCGTGCCACAACCAGCCAATGAACAGTGTCACCAGTGGCCAGGACCACCCGGTGAAGCAGGTCCGGTTcgctaacaacaacaacaacagcaacagcagcagcagtgtcccCGCGGTGCCGAGCGGCGCTGAGCCCGGCGATGTCACCGAACCGCACAGTCAGGAAAACCTGGGACCTCAGCTCAAACTGCTCCCTCTCAACGACCAGATCCGAGAATTACAGACAATAATCAGAGACAA GACAACCAGCAGAGGAGATTTCGTGTTTTGTGCCGACCGTCTG atCAGACTGGTAGTTGAAGAGGGCTTGAATCAGCTCCCCTACTCAGAGTGCACTGTGACCACACCCACAG GGTACAAGTATGAAGGTGTCAAGTTTGAAAGAGGCAACTGTGGAGTCAGCATAATGAGGAGTG GTGAGGCCATGGAGCAGGGTCTTCGGGACTGCTGCCGCTCCATCCGCATTGGCAAGATCCTCATCCAGAGCGatgaagagacacagaaagcCAAGGTCTACTATGCCAAGTTCCCACCAGATGTGTACAGAAGAAAGGTGCTGCTCATGTATCCCATTCTCA gtACAGGGAACACGGTGATTGAAGCAGTGAGGGTGTTGATAGAGCATGGAGTTCAGCCCAGACACATTATCCTCCTCAGCCTCTTCTCCACACCTCATG GAGCCAAATCTATAATCCAGGAGTTCCCAGACATCACCATTTTGACCACAGAGGTTCATCAAGTGGCTCCGACACATTTTGGGCAGCGGTATTTTGGCACCGACTAA
- the zdhhc15b gene encoding palmitoyltransferase ZDHHC15B, with translation MNPRPGSRCQMRAAVRWNMALSRGLRCCQRVFSWIPVLIIASVVLWSYYAYVFELCLFTLTNTVEKVVYLLVFHVCFVMFSWTYWKSIFTPPASPCKKFQLSYSDKQRYEMEERPDAQKQILVEIAKKLPIFTRAQSGAIRFCDRCQVLKPDRCHHCSVCETCVLKMDHHCPWVNNCVGFSNYKFFLLFLSYSMVYCVFIAATVFQYFLKFWGGDLPNRPAKFHVLFLMFVALMFFVSLMFLFGYHCWLVAKNRSTLEAFSAPVFVNGPDRNGFNVSIRKNLLQVFGEDRRLWFIPVFTSQGNGHYFPLKNRSSESQNPLLASEDMWEESDDGSEEVSLVDDQDPSVTIEMEE, from the exons ATGAATCCCAGGCCTGGCAGTCGATGTCAGATGCGCGCGGCGGTGAGATGGAACATGGCTCTGTCCAGAGGTCTGAGATGCTGTCAGAGGGTTTTCTCCTGGATTCCTGTGCTTATCATCGCCTCCGTGGTGCTGTGGTCTTACTACGCCTACGTCTTTGAGCTTTGTCTGT TTACATTAACCAACACAGTGGAAAAAG TGGTCTATCTACTGGTATTTCATGTTTGCTTCGTGATGTTCTCCTGGACCTACTGGAAGTCCATCTTTACCCCTCCTGCTTCACCATGCAAAAAG TTCCAGCTCTCGTACTCGGACAAGCAACGATACGAGATGGAGGAGAGGCCGGACGCTCAGAAGCAAATCCTGGTTGAAATTGCTAAGAAACTGCCCATCTTCACCCGAGCGCAATCCGGAG CTATCAGGTTCTGCGACCGCTGCCAGGTACTGAAGCCTGACCGCTGTCACCACTGCTCGGTTTGTGAAAC atGCGTTCTGAAGATGGACCACCACTGTCCCTG GGTTAACAACTGTGTGGGCTTTTCCAACTACAAGTttttcctgctcttcctctcctACTCCATGGTGTACTGTGTATTCATTGCAGCGACAGTCTTTCAGTATTTCCTCAAATTCTGGGGG GGGGACTTGCCAAACAGGCCCGCAAAGTTCCATGTCCTCTTCCTAATGTTTGTGGCGCTCATGTTTTTCGTCAGTCTCATGTTTCTCTTTGGCTACCACTGTTGGTTGGTGGCCAAGAACAGATCAACTCTAG AGGCCTTCTCAGCTCCAGTTTTTGTCAATGGACCAGACAGAAATGGTTTTAATGTCAGCATACGCAAAAACCTGCTGCAGGTATTTGGAGAGGATCGGAGACTGTGGTTCATCCCTGTCTTCACAAG CCAAGGGAACGGCCACTACTTCCCCTTGAAGAATCGGAGTTCTGAATCCCAGAATCCCCTATTAGCTAGTGAGGACATGTGGGAGGAGTCAGATGATGGCTCTGAGGAAGTAAGCTTGG TTGATGACCAAGACCCCTCTGTTACCATAGAGATGGAGGAATAG